In Morococcus cerebrosus, a single genomic region encodes these proteins:
- a CDS encoding PHP domain-containing protein: protein MIDLHCHSTVSDGMLSPAEVVRLAHQNGCTLLALTDHDHTGGIAEARAEADAVGLRFVNGVEISVTWRGCTIHVVGLDFDEQDKNLQNLLAQVRQGRLKRLEAIAAKLEKKGIGGAYDGALALAANKEMVSRTHIAEFLIQAGHVKNKQQAFTKYLGDGKSCAVRHEWATLADCVSAVNGAGGMAIIAHPMRYDLSATVKRNLFEEFKNLGGVGIEVHSGNCCKNDRLNYALLAERFGMLASAGSDFHRLNDFSGGILGACPELPENCKPVWEHFKRV from the coding sequence CGGTATGCTCTCCCCCGCCGAAGTCGTGCGCCTTGCGCATCAAAACGGCTGCACGCTGCTGGCGTTGACCGACCACGACCACACCGGCGGCATTGCCGAAGCGCGTGCCGAAGCCGACGCGGTCGGGCTGCGTTTCGTCAACGGCGTGGAAATCTCCGTAACTTGGCGCGGGTGCACCATACACGTTGTCGGTTTGGATTTCGACGAACAGGACAAAAACCTGCAAAACCTGTTGGCGCAAGTGCGGCAAGGTCGTCTGAAACGCCTCGAAGCCATCGCCGCCAAGCTCGAAAAGAAAGGCATCGGCGGCGCATACGACGGCGCGCTCGCGCTGGCGGCAAACAAAGAAATGGTCAGCCGCACCCACATCGCCGAGTTCCTCATCCAAGCGGGACACGTCAAAAACAAGCAGCAGGCGTTCACCAAATACTTGGGCGACGGCAAATCCTGCGCCGTCCGTCACGAATGGGCGACGCTGGCAGACTGCGTCTCCGCCGTCAACGGCGCAGGCGGCATGGCTATCATCGCCCACCCCATGCGCTACGACTTGTCCGCCACCGTCAAGCGCAATCTGTTTGAAGAATTTAAAAACCTCGGCGGCGTGGGCATCGAAGTCCACAGCGGCAACTGCTGCAAAAACGACCGCCTCAACTACGCGCTGCTGGCAGAACGCTTCGGTATGCTCGCCAGCGCGGGCAGCGATTTCCACCGCTTAAACGACTTCAGTGGCGGCATCCTCGGCGCGTGTCCCGAACTGCCGGAAAACTGCAAACCGGTTTGGGAACATTTCAAAAGGGTTTGA